The DNA sequence CGGCGAGCTTGCGCACCAGCGGGGTGACGTAGGCGCCCTCGTCGGTCGGCTTGGCGGCGGCCGGAGCGGCCGGAGCCGGGGTGACCGGGGCCGGGGCGGCCGGCGCGGGAGCCGGGGCGGCGGGCTGGGCCGGAGCCGGGGCGGCAGCGGCGGGCTCGGCCGGAGCGGCGGGCTCGGCCGGAGCGGCGGGCTCGGCCGGAGCGGCCGGAGCCGCGGGCGCGGCCGGGGCAGCGGCGGCGGGGGCCGGGGTCTCCTGGGCCGGGGCGGCCGCCGGAGCGGCACCCGCGGCGCCGATGACGGCCAGCTTGGCGCCGACCTCGGCCGTCTCGTCCTCGCCGACCACGATCTCCAGCAGCGTGCCGGAGGCGGGGGCGGGGATCTCGGTGTCGACCTTGTCCGTCGACACCTCAAGGAGCGGCTCGTCGGCCTCGACGCTGTCACCGACCGACTTCAGCCAGCGGGTGACGGTGCCCTCGGTGACGGACTCGCCGAGCGCGGGCAGGACGACGTCCGTGCCCTCGGCGGAGCCGGCGCCGGAGGCGGCCTCGGCGCTGGGCGCCGGAGCCGGGGCGGCCTGCTCGGTGGACGGGGCAGCGGCCTGCGGGGCCGGCTCCGGCTCAGCGGCCGGCTCCGGCTCAGCGGCGGGGGCCGGGGCGGCAGCCGGGGCACCCGTGCCGTCGTCGATCACGGCCAGCTCGGCACCGACCTCGACCGTCTCGTCCTCGGCGACCTTGATGGAGGCCAGGACGCCGGCGGCGGGGGAGGGGATCTCGGTGTCGACCTTGTCGGTGGAGACCTCGAGCAGCGGCTCGTCGGCCTCGACGCGCTCACCCTCGGCCTTCAGCCAGCGGGTGACAGTGCCCTCGGTGACGCTCTCGCCGAGCGCCGGAAGGGTTACGGAAACCGCCATGGTTTCGGTTGCTCCTTACGAATTGCGGAAGTCTGAGTCGTCGCTTCGTCGACCGAGGGTCAGTCGTGCGAGTGCAGCGGCTTGCCGGCCAGGGCCAGGTGGGCCTCGCCGAGCGCCTCGTTCTGCGTCGGGTGGGCGTGGATGAGCTGGGCGACCTCGGCGGGCAGCGCCTCCCAGTTGTAGATCAGCTGGGCTTCGCCGACCTGCTCGCCCATGCGGTCGCCGACCATGTGGACGCCGACCACGGCGCCGTCCTTGACCTGGACGAGCTTGATCTCGCCCGCGGTGTTGAGGATCTTGCTCTTGCCGTTGCCCGCGAGGTTGTACTTCAGAGCGACGACCTTGTCCGCGCCGTAGATCTCCTTGGCCTTGGCCTCGGTGATGCCGACGGAGGCGACCTCCGGGTGGCAGTACGTCACCCGCGGGACACCGTCGTAGTCGATCGGAACGGTCTTCAGACCGGCCAGACGCTCCGCCACCAGGATGCCCTCGGCGAAGCCGACGTGCGCGAG is a window from the Streptomyces sp. NBC_00299 genome containing:
- the sucB gene encoding 2-oxoglutarate dehydrogenase, E2 component, dihydrolipoamide succinyltransferase, which codes for MAVSVTLPALGESVTEGTVTRWLKAEGERVEADEPLLEVSTDKVDTEIPSPAAGVLASIKVAEDETVEVGAELAVIDDGTGAPAAAPAPAAEPEPAAEPEPAPQAAAPSTEQAAPAPAPSAEAASGAGSAEGTDVVLPALGESVTEGTVTRWLKSVGDSVEADEPLLEVSTDKVDTEIPAPASGTLLEIVVGEDETAEVGAKLAVIGAAGAAPAAAPAQETPAPAAAAPAAPAAPAAPAEPAAPAEPAAPAEPAAAAPAPAQPAAPAPAPAAPAPVTPAPAAPAAAKPTDEGAYVTPLVRKLAAENGVDLAAVKGTGVGGRIRKQDVIAAAEAAKSAAAAPAPAAAAPAAKKAPSLEASPLRGQTVKMPRIRKVIGDNMVKALHEQAQLSSVVEVDVTRLMKLRGRAKDAFAAREGVKLSPMPFFVKAAAQALKAHAPVNAKINEAEGTITYFDTENIGIAVDSEKGLMTPVIKHAGDLNIAGIAKATADLAGKVRANKITPDELSGATFTISNTGSRGALFDTIIVPPGQVAILGIGATVKRPAVIETEEGTVIGVRDMTYLTLSYDHRLVDGADAARYLTAVKAILEAGEFEVELGL